The Cloeon dipterum chromosome 3, ieCloDipt1.1, whole genome shotgun sequence genome includes a region encoding these proteins:
- the Nse1 gene encoding non-structural maintenance of chromosomes element 1 homolog — MSYGDVHRRFLKALMANNNMIAQNKALELYLDCRDGTADEVSPETHTEKTIVKFIDQVNEKIEPLNLSIKLVTCEATDKKFFVLHAMHENDLTRLVAARQWGRNERTVLKTAIKTIVSSPNGRVSKAACAMSCADLPEKIKREDLTKVLQKLIHENWLIELNNQIYVGPRALAEMKKYLSDEFEEKASACKLCKELTIRGSSCPSSCGVKVHQGCLQAFFSKAKNRKCMGCKKPWPEELVDKQDALSDTEEIEY; from the exons ATGAGCTACGGAGATGTGCACCGTCGGTTCCTCAAAGCCTTGATGGCAAACAACAATATGATAGCACAAAACAAGGCGCTGGAATTGTACCTCGATTGCAGGGATGGAACTGCTGATGAAG TATCTCCTGAAACCCACACGGAAAAGACCATTGTCAAATTCATTGACCAAGTGAATGAGAAAATCGAACCCCTGAACTTGTCCATAAAGCTTGTCACATGCGAAGCCACCGACAAAAAGTTCTTTGTGTTGCATGCCATGCATGAAAATGACCTCACAAG GCTTGTTGCCGCTCGACAGTGGGGTCGTAATGAGAGAACTGTCCTGAAGACTGCGATCAAAACCATTGTCAGCAGCCCAAATGGAAGGGTGTCTAAGGCCGCCTGTGCTATGAGCTGCGCAGATTTGCCTGAGAAGATCAAGAGGGAGGATCTAACAAAAGTCCTGCAGAAACTGATCCATGAAAATTGGCTCATTGAG CTGAACAACCAAATATACGTTGGGCCCAGAGCACTggctgaaatgaaaaaatacctAAGTGATGAGTTTGAAGAAAAAGCTAGCGCCTGCAAACTGTGCAAAgaactcacaatcagg GGTTCATCTTGCCCTTCAAGTTGCGGCGTTAAGGTTCACCAGGGCTGTCTCCAAGCTTTCTTTTCCAAAGCAAAGAACAGGAAGTGCATGGGCTGCAAAAAGCCTTGGCCTGAAGAGCTGGTCGATAAGCAGGATGCCCTCTCGGACACTGAAGAAATTGAGTATTGA
- the LOC135938737 gene encoding solute carrier family 25 member 45-like gives MSAACDFVCGWIAGACGLVVGHPADTIKVRQQTLGQAGAWRCAISTLRHEGYGGFYKGMSFPVLSAGVMNSLFFGVYGTSLRQMQSLLSDDVRPESEASLGTVFLAGCFGGVAQLGVACPVDLAKIKLQIQTGSYSWRSKQMIHYSGPVDCLLKVFQVEGIRGLYRGITPMIFRDIPASGVYMLVYQATLRSLKPLESKKSTPLFSTMIAGGLAGSVSWGVIVPLDVIKSRLQADCGSEPKYRGMLHCAASSLRSEGPGVFGRGFWLVVGRAFPVNAAIFLSYEHCMSPCRSHV, from the exons ATGTCTGCCGCTTGCGACTTCGTCTGTGGATGGATCGCAG gaGCCTGTGGATTGGTAGTAGGCCATCCAGCTGACACAATCAAGGTTCGGCAACAAACTCTAGGCCAAGCAGGCGCATGGCGATGTGCAATCAGCACTCTAAGACATGAGGgg TATGGCGGTTTCTACAAGGGAATGTCGTTTCCCGTGCTATCGGCCGGCGTAATGAACTCCCTCTTCTTCGGCGTCTACGGAACTAGTCTGCGACAAATGCAGTCGCTGCTCAGTGATGACGTGCGACCTGAGAGCGAGGCCAGCCTTGGCACCGTCTTCCTGGCTGGATGCTTCGGAGGAGTTGCCCAACTGGGCGTGGCCTGTCCCGTCGACCTTGCCAAAATCAAACTACAAATTCAGACTG GATCTTACTCATGGAGATCCAAACAGATGATTCACTACTCCGGACCAGTTGACTGCCTGCTGAAAGTCTTCCAGGTGGAAGGTATCCGCGGGCTCTACAGAGGAATCACTCCAATGATATTTAG AGATATTCCTGCCTCGGGGGTTTACATGTTAGTTTACCAGGCGACCCTGAGGTCCCTGAAGCCTTTGGAGAGTAAAAAAAGTACTCCTTTGTTCAGCACCATGATTGCTGGAGGATTAGCTG GCTCTGTCTCGTGGGGAGTGATCGTGCCGCTGGACGTAATTAAGTCGCGGCTGCAGGCAGATTGCGGCTCTGAACCCAAGTACCGAGGCATGCTACACTGCGCTGCCAGCAGCTTGCGGTCGGAAGGTCCTGGCGTGTTTGGCAGAGGCTTCTGGCTCGTGGTGGGCCGCGCCTTCCCTGTTAACGCCGCAATCTTCCTCAGCTATGAACATTGCATGAGTCCGTGCCGGAGCCACGTTTGA
- the LOC135938728 gene encoding eukaryotic translation initiation factor 4 gamma 1-like isoform X1, whose translation MYQQPSRQPRHSSGNNMQPRSSQNRQPHQPQQQTQMAMPMVSPMNQTQFASPVYPYQSYPFNVGQYQTPCVAVVHPPNTMMLPTQMPMPVNPQPRYQPPMAPNRMMQPRQSVSLQKTRSRAIAIVDPLTMKEVNVNADASENAAVEEQVNGEEKAKTPEEPVVNGILPEKQEERVDADHPSQSVKQVDQPHTQEPTIPSAVQNTQTEVKQTEKRMPKTKRGPRQDSSRKSSTASPELTRKSPEPSSSISPPPPAQPVAQEPPMEEADEDGGSWQEAKPRTRGSKKKGEQRNAPERQQPVNDRQQRRKDADKKGPRVKPFSGPSNQKAAPEKPAESSTPQPPPVISYKDRLLGKKEEKRTPEPVTGVASAPVAAHVAAAHAPVVTPAPVAAPVAATPVAAPAHVTVPTAVKKPELPVAVAKVEQEVVKVVVKPEKETVVVAEASVERAKEKELKPEPKVVVVSKPVKVEEEKEEEKEVEVGSKPEPEEIKPEVAEVKEVVVVKEKIEQAAELVVAEENKEELTLSVPCVVVEPGAEPDVEPEVEEKPVKVEEKSVKEEVKSDTVEVEPEPKAKVMAEEQIPAQKLTRSTSLQDLDYLGNQWSPKNQTGEKRYGSNFLRKLQNVPTSMKLPENVNLPKHIAREAGSHDIRQFGGGPPSFMPYGKENNLMPSFANPTPRREIRRMQDGSGPKIIKSISLSADVKLNESENAWKPTPRKPRDEDDASEKEDLLKKVRSVLNKLTPEKFEKLLGQVKEMKIDTKDKLEGVINLIFLKAIDEPGFCQMYANMCHELSTYVRLRCEDDAQTVISFKKLLIQRCQQEYEKQHTSEAAEAKKAEMLAKIQEAQGNDKKDLEMELEEIERKKRVRYVGVNRFIAELYKKSLLTPMIMRRCIMELLKERSEEALECLCKIITTIGKDLEAKDIDLRAAFTELKLLIVNKSISTRVRFMMQDVVELKLRNWVPRKEADKPKTMEEIAHEAKMEAEALPPPSSMPPANMGNHRTPSRGHDRDRDRDRDRQNERSSGRNTSSRPVKVDLKKLALAESHPGELNLGRPATLKNWQSGSSVSSSVTRPNLFSVLGDSSGSDMDGPNNNLPMSKQSHRL comes from the exons ATGTACCAGCAACCTTCTAGACAACCGCGTCACTCCTCCGGCAACAACATGCAGCCCAGAAGTTCGCAGAACCGACAGCCCCATCAACCCCAACAGCAGACACAGATGGCCATGCCCATGGTGTCGCCGATGAACCAGACTCAATTCGCTTCCCCGGTCTACCCATACCAGTCCTACCCCTTCAATGTGGGTCAGTACCAAACGCCGTGTGTCGCTGTGGTCCATCCGCCTAATACAATGATGCTCCCAACGCAAATGCCAATGCCTGTCAACCCGCAGCCTCGGTATCAGCCCCCAATGGCCCCTAACCGGATGATGCAACCAAGGCAGTCTGTCTCGCTCCAGAAAACCCGCTCAAGAGCGATCGCTATTGTTGACCCCTTGACCATGAAGGAGGTTAATGTAAACGCAGACGCGTCTGAGAATGCCGCTGTTGAAGAGCAGGTCAACGGAGAGGAGAAGGCAAAAACACCAGAAGAGCCAGTTGTAAATg GCATCTTGCCGGAGAAGCAGGAGGAACGTGTTGACGCGGACCATCCTTCTCAAAGTGTCAAGCAAGTTGATCAACCACACACTCAAG AGCCAACGATTCCCTCCGCAGTTCAAAATACTCAAACAGAGGTgaaacaaacagaaaaaagaatGCCTAAAACGAAACGAGGTCCTCGCCAGGACAGCAGTCGGAAGTCATCGACGGCTTCACCTGAATTAACTCGCAAGTCGCCAGAGCCAAGTTCCTCTAtttcgccgccaccgcctgcCCAACCTGTTGCGCAGGAGCCGCCTATGGAGGAGGCGGACGAGGACGGTGGAAGCTGGCAAGAAGCCAAACCTAGGACGCGCGGTTCCAAGAAGAAGGGTGAGCAAAGGAACGCGCCAGAGAGGCAGCAGCCGGTCAATGACCGACAGCAGCGGCGGAAAGACGCAGACAAAAAGGGACCGAGGGTCAAGCCCTTCTCGGGCCCTAGCAACCAAAAGGCAGCGCCAGAGAAGCCTGCAGAGTCCAGCACGCCGCAGCCGCCCCCGGTCATCAGCTACAAAGACAGACTTTTAGGCAAGAAGGAAGAAAAGAGAACACCAGAGCCCGTTACCGGTGTCGCCTCCGCCCCTGTCGCTGCACACGTCGCTGCCGCCCATGCCCCTGTCGTCACCCCTGCACCCGTCGCCGCCCCTGTTGCTGCCACCCCTGTCGCCGCCCCTGCACATGTCACCGTTCCCACCGCAGTGAAGAAGCCTGAACTGCCCGTCGCAGTTGCCAAGGTTGAACAAGAGGTGGTGAAAGTCGTCGTCAAACCTGAGAAAGAGACTGTTGTCGTTGCTGAAGCAAGCGTGGAACGAGCTAAGGAGAAAGAACTTAAGCCTGAACCAAAAGTGGTAGTAGTAAGTAAACCAGTCAAGGTGGAAGAGGAGAAGGAAGAAGAGAAGGAAGTAGAGGTAGGATCAAAACCAGAGCCTGAGGAAATAAAACCGGAGGTTGCTGAGGTGAAAGAGGTTGTGGTGGTTAAGGAGAAGATAGAGCAGGCTGCTGAGCTAGTGGTGGCTGAGGAAAACAAAGAGGAGCTCACTCTAAGTGTGCCTTGCGTCGTTGTTGAGCCAGGGGCTGAGCCAGATGTTGAACCAGAGGTGGAGGAGAAACCTGTGAAGGTAGAAGAGAAATCTGTGAAGGAAGAGGTGAAGTCTGATACAGTTGAAGTGGAGCCAGAGCCAAAGGCTAAAGTCATGGCTGAAGAACAGATTCCAG cacaaaaattaacacgTTCGACTTCCTTGCAAGATCTGGATTATCTTGGAAATCAGTGGAGTCCTAAAAACCAGACCGGCGAGAAGAGGTACGGGTCCAACTTCTTGAGGAAGTTGCAGAATGTACCGACCAGCATGAAGTTGCCTGAGAACGTTAACCTGCCCAAACATATAGCGCGTGAGGCAGGCAGCCACGATATCCGGCAGTTTGGAGGAGGGCCACCGTCATTCATGCCCTATGGAAAGGAGAACAATTTGATGCCTTCGTTTGCTAACCCGACGCCAAGAAGAGAAATAAGGAGGATGCAAGATGGCAGCGGGCCCAAGATCATCAAGAgcatctcattgtcagcagaCGTTAAACTAAATGAGTCTGAAAACGCGTGGAAGCCGACGCCGCGCAAGCCAAGGGACGAGGATGACGCCTCTGAAAAGGAAGATCTGCTTAAAAAAGTGCGCAGCGTGCTGAACAAACTCACTCCTGAGAAGTTCGAAAAGCTGCTAGGCCAGGTTAAGGAGATGAAGATTGATACGAAGGACAAGCTTGAAGGCGTGATCAACTTGATCTTCCTCAAGGCCATCGACGAGCCTGGATTCTGCCAAATGTACGCCAACATGTGCCATGAGCTGAGCACCTACGTCAGATTGAGGTGTGAGGATGATGCCCAGACTGTGATCTCATTCAAAAAACTACTGATTCAACGATGCCAACAAGAGTATGAGAAGCAGCATACAAGTGAGGCTGCAGAGGCGAAAAAGGCTGAGATGTTAGCCAAAATCCAAGAGGCACAGGGTAATGACAAGAAAGATCTGGAAATGGAGCTAGAAGAGATTGAGAGAAAGAAGAGAGTCAG ATATGTTGGGGTGAACCGCTTCATTGCTGAGCTATACAAAAAGAGTCTACTTACTCCAATGATCATGCGGCGGTGCATCATGGAGTTGCTTAAGGAGAGGAGTGAAGAAGCCCTGGAGTGTCTGTGCAAGATCATAACCACCATTGGCAAGGACCTGGAAGCAAAGGACATAGACCTTAGGGCCGCATTTACAGAATTGAAGTTGCTCATTGTGAACAAGAGCATCTCGACCAGGGTCAGATTCATGATGCAGGACGTCGTGGAGCTGAAGCTGCGCAACTGGGTGCCGCGCAAGGAGGCCGACAAGCCCAAGACGATGGAGGAGATTGCACATGAAGCGAAGATGGAGGCCGAGGCGCTTCCACCTCCTTCATCCATGCCGCCCGCCAACATGGGCAACCATCGGACACCGTCACGAGGTCACGACCGGGACAGGGATCGAGACAGAGACAGGCAGAATGAGCGGTCGTCAGGCCGCAATACGTCGTCCAGGCCGGTCAAGGTCGACCTTAAGAAGCTTGCCTTGGCTGAGTCCCACCCTGGCGAGTTAAACCTCGGCCGACCAGCGACACTGAAAAACTGGCAGAGTGGCAGCAGCGTGAGTAGTAGCGTGACTAGGCCCAACCTGTTCTCGGTGCTCGGCGACAGCAGTGGCTCGGACATGGACGGACCCAACAACAACCTGCCGATGTCAAAACAGTCGCACAGGCTGTAG
- the LOC135938728 gene encoding eukaryotic translation initiation factor 4 gamma 1-like isoform X2, with product MPKTKRGPRQDSSRKSSTASPELTRKSPEPSSSISPPPPAQPVAQEPPMEEADEDGGSWQEAKPRTRGSKKKGEQRNAPERQQPVNDRQQRRKDADKKGPRVKPFSGPSNQKAAPEKPAESSTPQPPPVISYKDRLLGKKEEKRTPEPVTGVASAPVAAHVAAAHAPVVTPAPVAAPVAATPVAAPAHVTVPTAVKKPELPVAVAKVEQEVVKVVVKPEKETVVVAEASVERAKEKELKPEPKVVVVSKPVKVEEEKEEEKEVEVGSKPEPEEIKPEVAEVKEVVVVKEKIEQAAELVVAEENKEELTLSVPCVVVEPGAEPDVEPEVEEKPVKVEEKSVKEEVKSDTVEVEPEPKAKVMAEEQIPAQKLTRSTSLQDLDYLGNQWSPKNQTGEKRYGSNFLRKLQNVPTSMKLPENVNLPKHIAREAGSHDIRQFGGGPPSFMPYGKENNLMPSFANPTPRREIRRMQDGSGPKIIKSISLSADVKLNESENAWKPTPRKPRDEDDASEKEDLLKKVRSVLNKLTPEKFEKLLGQVKEMKIDTKDKLEGVINLIFLKAIDEPGFCQMYANMCHELSTYVRLRCEDDAQTVISFKKLLIQRCQQEYEKQHTSEAAEAKKAEMLAKIQEAQGNDKKDLEMELEEIERKKRVRYVGVNRFIAELYKKSLLTPMIMRRCIMELLKERSEEALECLCKIITTIGKDLEAKDIDLRAAFTELKLLIVNKSISTRVRFMMQDVVELKLRNWVPRKEADKPKTMEEIAHEAKMEAEALPPPSSMPPANMGNHRTPSRGHDRDRDRDRDRQNERSSGRNTSSRPVKVDLKKLALAESHPGELNLGRPATLKNWQSGSSVSSSVTRPNLFSVLGDSSGSDMDGPNNNLPMSKQSHRL from the exons atGCCTAAAACGAAACGAGGTCCTCGCCAGGACAGCAGTCGGAAGTCATCGACGGCTTCACCTGAATTAACTCGCAAGTCGCCAGAGCCAAGTTCCTCTAtttcgccgccaccgcctgcCCAACCTGTTGCGCAGGAGCCGCCTATGGAGGAGGCGGACGAGGACGGTGGAAGCTGGCAAGAAGCCAAACCTAGGACGCGCGGTTCCAAGAAGAAGGGTGAGCAAAGGAACGCGCCAGAGAGGCAGCAGCCGGTCAATGACCGACAGCAGCGGCGGAAAGACGCAGACAAAAAGGGACCGAGGGTCAAGCCCTTCTCGGGCCCTAGCAACCAAAAGGCAGCGCCAGAGAAGCCTGCAGAGTCCAGCACGCCGCAGCCGCCCCCGGTCATCAGCTACAAAGACAGACTTTTAGGCAAGAAGGAAGAAAAGAGAACACCAGAGCCCGTTACCGGTGTCGCCTCCGCCCCTGTCGCTGCACACGTCGCTGCCGCCCATGCCCCTGTCGTCACCCCTGCACCCGTCGCCGCCCCTGTTGCTGCCACCCCTGTCGCCGCCCCTGCACATGTCACCGTTCCCACCGCAGTGAAGAAGCCTGAACTGCCCGTCGCAGTTGCCAAGGTTGAACAAGAGGTGGTGAAAGTCGTCGTCAAACCTGAGAAAGAGACTGTTGTCGTTGCTGAAGCAAGCGTGGAACGAGCTAAGGAGAAAGAACTTAAGCCTGAACCAAAAGTGGTAGTAGTAAGTAAACCAGTCAAGGTGGAAGAGGAGAAGGAAGAAGAGAAGGAAGTAGAGGTAGGATCAAAACCAGAGCCTGAGGAAATAAAACCGGAGGTTGCTGAGGTGAAAGAGGTTGTGGTGGTTAAGGAGAAGATAGAGCAGGCTGCTGAGCTAGTGGTGGCTGAGGAAAACAAAGAGGAGCTCACTCTAAGTGTGCCTTGCGTCGTTGTTGAGCCAGGGGCTGAGCCAGATGTTGAACCAGAGGTGGAGGAGAAACCTGTGAAGGTAGAAGAGAAATCTGTGAAGGAAGAGGTGAAGTCTGATACAGTTGAAGTGGAGCCAGAGCCAAAGGCTAAAGTCATGGCTGAAGAACAGATTCCAG cacaaaaattaacacgTTCGACTTCCTTGCAAGATCTGGATTATCTTGGAAATCAGTGGAGTCCTAAAAACCAGACCGGCGAGAAGAGGTACGGGTCCAACTTCTTGAGGAAGTTGCAGAATGTACCGACCAGCATGAAGTTGCCTGAGAACGTTAACCTGCCCAAACATATAGCGCGTGAGGCAGGCAGCCACGATATCCGGCAGTTTGGAGGAGGGCCACCGTCATTCATGCCCTATGGAAAGGAGAACAATTTGATGCCTTCGTTTGCTAACCCGACGCCAAGAAGAGAAATAAGGAGGATGCAAGATGGCAGCGGGCCCAAGATCATCAAGAgcatctcattgtcagcagaCGTTAAACTAAATGAGTCTGAAAACGCGTGGAAGCCGACGCCGCGCAAGCCAAGGGACGAGGATGACGCCTCTGAAAAGGAAGATCTGCTTAAAAAAGTGCGCAGCGTGCTGAACAAACTCACTCCTGAGAAGTTCGAAAAGCTGCTAGGCCAGGTTAAGGAGATGAAGATTGATACGAAGGACAAGCTTGAAGGCGTGATCAACTTGATCTTCCTCAAGGCCATCGACGAGCCTGGATTCTGCCAAATGTACGCCAACATGTGCCATGAGCTGAGCACCTACGTCAGATTGAGGTGTGAGGATGATGCCCAGACTGTGATCTCATTCAAAAAACTACTGATTCAACGATGCCAACAAGAGTATGAGAAGCAGCATACAAGTGAGGCTGCAGAGGCGAAAAAGGCTGAGATGTTAGCCAAAATCCAAGAGGCACAGGGTAATGACAAGAAAGATCTGGAAATGGAGCTAGAAGAGATTGAGAGAAAGAAGAGAGTCAG ATATGTTGGGGTGAACCGCTTCATTGCTGAGCTATACAAAAAGAGTCTACTTACTCCAATGATCATGCGGCGGTGCATCATGGAGTTGCTTAAGGAGAGGAGTGAAGAAGCCCTGGAGTGTCTGTGCAAGATCATAACCACCATTGGCAAGGACCTGGAAGCAAAGGACATAGACCTTAGGGCCGCATTTACAGAATTGAAGTTGCTCATTGTGAACAAGAGCATCTCGACCAGGGTCAGATTCATGATGCAGGACGTCGTGGAGCTGAAGCTGCGCAACTGGGTGCCGCGCAAGGAGGCCGACAAGCCCAAGACGATGGAGGAGATTGCACATGAAGCGAAGATGGAGGCCGAGGCGCTTCCACCTCCTTCATCCATGCCGCCCGCCAACATGGGCAACCATCGGACACCGTCACGAGGTCACGACCGGGACAGGGATCGAGACAGAGACAGGCAGAATGAGCGGTCGTCAGGCCGCAATACGTCGTCCAGGCCGGTCAAGGTCGACCTTAAGAAGCTTGCCTTGGCTGAGTCCCACCCTGGCGAGTTAAACCTCGGCCGACCAGCGACACTGAAAAACTGGCAGAGTGGCAGCAGCGTGAGTAGTAGCGTGACTAGGCCCAACCTGTTCTCGGTGCTCGGCGACAGCAGTGGCTCGGACATGGACGGACCCAACAACAACCTGCCGATGTCAAAACAGTCGCACAGGCTGTAG